TCCCTGATGCTTTTACCATGCACTCAAATGATCATTATATCTTGAAGATTTTCATTGTGAGAGCCAATGTTTCAACGGGCCAAACTTTATGTAGTTTTTGAGTTACTGTATCACCCTGCAGACTAGAGGTACAATGACCCCCAAAAAGTATTTGAATGGTTAagccacattttaaaatgccTGAATGCCATTGCATGAATTATGAAATAACCAACTGGCATGTATTggatgatttattttattttttaagaatgcctttttacaatatttaaataataaattgaCTGTTCAAAGTTCAAATGAAACTTGTCTAAAAAGGACCCCTTGGCTCAGAAAATTGAAGATTGCTGTAGAATGGTAAAAAATATCAGCAAATAACATTCTTAAAAgattgttttcatattttttaaagaagtctgtTATGGCTGAAGtattaattttcttttaaaaaaattaacacatgtagatgtaatataaaACAGAAAGATTTGGATTATTGCTCTGTAATTTGTTTTGATGACACCGGATCTGATTTTCCTAATTCCTAGTCTTGATTACAAACTCATCGCATTCAATTTTTAACTTGAAGGGGCGTTCATGTCCAATTTTTTTTAAGCTAGCCCatcgtcccaattcgcatactatccaaacaaaaaagtattctaaataagaattagtatgtcccaaatcgcagaatgttgaaaagagtatgccaaagatacccggatggtctactatttccggtcagaattcgGAGTACAGATCGACGCACACTCTATAACgactgatattgcccacaacccattgcgaatTTGACGTGATTTCAATTAGAACTGCAAACGTAGATAAAaaagggtaaaaaaacaaacatgacggatgtgcgagtccgacaGTAGAGAGGTTTAAAaagggtttgagtgaccaactatcagcgtttaacctgcagcagcattgtgaacttttgtaatgacgtTTAGCCAGTCACTTTTTaaagcatcattatatttaaaatgaaaacacacaAGGAGAGTAGTATCTGCATTAAAGACCTacgaatggcagatcaacgtgcggctacatttctcttcGATACGGTAgaaaattaaactgaatgtggaggatttaaACTGTGATGATGATTGACGGCAGATgagatgcacgtaactaagcgacagagatGCGACTAAGATGacaaagtagtatgtcccaaaacttgcatactcttctgcttcacactcaaaagtatatactttttgttCACAAAAATAGTACATaattttaggacgtagtataagtaggcgtaTTGGGACACAGTATATGAAACTAGTATTTACTAAGAAACTAGTATTTATCATTGCGATAGCACGGGAAGGCAGCATAAATATCAACTGTTTCCCTGCCATTAATGGAAATTTCCATAATTTCTCGAGACAACGCTTCCCTGCCATTGGCGGAAATTTCCGTTTTCCATGTTTTCAATGTTATCCTGTAGGGGGTGCTAGGACACATTTGTCTGACTATCACCAGACAAGGCTCAATTTAAGACTGagcattggtctggggagtctgctctgtattttctactggagaagaggcgtgatcaacaatgtacgcaattggatagtccttcaaccaatcagaacacaagaGACGTGATCAACCGGCAAAGAcacatcgcttctctatctgtcatcgtgttaaacgcCTATAAgttgccaggtggataagcaaGTCTGTGATTgtgttcccgcaaaagtgtaacagaagcagtagaaatgaatgtggGTTTCCAGATtgagttgccgggcgaaatcaaatcgccaacagatcaggctgggttaaCCCAGTCAAATGACACATATTCTTAAAGAGTACAGAATATCCTGatcaaattcaaaatatatgtgaagaagatgcagaaacaagcgatagTATGTGTAAACAGATGCATATGTAGAATAATGCGTTATTCAATGTTaaaaagcatataaatcaaactgcctaatgttaatgaatgaaatgtcaaaatgtcacTTCAATTGTTgtgggtgttgatggactcgatcaaCTCCATCTATGTTTTGATCATCCTTCTGAATCCGATCTGGATGTAGTTattggaagaaaaaaatgttcaataacttgctcaaaatgttttatGAAACATCCCACATAAAATAGAATGCATAAAGCTTTCATAAAAcactttattgtttgttttaatgCAGAGGCTTATTTCGATGCCTTGCATAtttagatattcatacaacaaaatattctgggggccattcaaattttgtgaaagtttttaaaaaatgttggcGTTAAAGATTTAATAATCTTTGTTGCTGTTGATGGGACATGTTCATTAATTCAGCAAATGCTATTTATACAAAGTGACTTGCAAATGAGGAACATCGCAAGAATTTTAGCACCATCATATTTGTTTAACTATTGTTTAACTTTTAATTTCAGGCAGGACTGGCCATTAGCTGCCAACAGAACGAGTATGAGAACAACGGGGAGTGCTGCAGAAAATGTGAACCAGGTGAGCACAAATACAGACTGGTTAATTACACTTTGGAGAACACACTATAAAACATTCCGTTTCATCATTCATTTAATGgtgaaaataaatgtgtgagtgAAGCTTATGTCTGGGAAAACCAAGATCAGGTCTAAATCGGCAGTTTTTTCCCACTTGAAAAGCAGAAGGATGAGAGAAAGAGGAAGAGGCCTATATACACCCACATAAACTATAACCTACAATGACTTCCTTCTACCAAATATTTTTGAATaccatattttgcaatatatattCACTGACCTTTTCAATGCCCAAAACAGCAAACCTATTTGACATTTATAGTTGAGCAAGATTTCCTTTAAATGCAGGAAAATACGTGTTGGACCATTGTGACGGCAGCTCCAGCACGATATGTCGTGATTGTGGCCCTGATCATTACCAGCCGGACTGGAACAGTGACACCAAGTGTATTCCTCAGAAGTACTGCGATGTGGGTCAGTGTCACATAATGTgtttaaagaaagaaaatggtttaattttgcatcatttttttaacACCTGCCACCAATCCTCCTCTGCAGGTAAAGGATTTAACCGCACCCGTCCACACAACCCCACCGCGGCTGAACCGTGTCGGTGCAAGCAGGGCTTCCACTGCTCTCTGATCAACTGCGAATACTGTGAGgccattaaaaaatgtcctgcagGAGAAGGAGTTGTGATTGGTGGTAAGAGCTTGTGATGACTCAAAAAAAGCTTTGTGGTGATTAAATTTTTGATTTGATTGATCCGGGTTAATGGGCAAATGAGAATGATTCTTTATTCTGGTGAATCTGTACTcataaatggatagttcacaaCATGAAAAACATGGAGGTGTGCaaataatgacagaactttcattttagggtgaactatccctttagtaaCTTAAAGTAAATTTAAAGTGGGAGACATTAATCATTTGCTTTACACATAGATGAAGTGTACCCGTAATTGAGAGTGCAGTAAATCAGTGGCTGTTCCAGCTCCGTGGTTTTGAGCACAAGGTTTAGAGCCAAATGGAAATGAACCTCATAATACAGTTCACAGAAATGAATGTGGACACAGTGTAGTTTATAATTCATCATTAGTTACACTGTAGTTAAAATTAAAAGGCATCCCACTACTTTCTGTAGATTATAggctatatctatctatctatctatctatctatctatctatctatctatctatctatctatctatctatctatctatctatctatctatctatctatctatcatctatctatctatctatctatctatctatctatctatctatctatctatctatctatctatctatctatctatctatctatctatctatctatctatctatctatctatctatataaaTTTGACATTTGAGTCTAAGTGATATGTCTGTCTCTCTATCTATAATCCTTTATCACTCTTTCTTCATTTCTAGAGACCGGCAGAGCTTCCTGTGTGACTTGTCTACCTGGATTTTTCTCAGATTCCATATCAATCGAATCCTGCAAGAAATGGACAGAGTGAGTATGTCTCACTATCGAAGGTTAAAAAGTCGATACGATAACGGCTCAATAGAAATAAAACAGTAGGGAGTGTATACCACAAAGATGCCTGTCCTCTGAGTCACACACGCCGGTCTATACTTTAACAGGACTCATTTGCAAAGTCACAGCTCTCATTCTCACAGGCGTTGTTTGTCTGGGGAAGGTCTCAGGCATGCTCTGTCATTTTTTAAAGCCCCCGCAGTCTTACCGCACTGTGGTATTATGATTAATTTCTCCACCACTTCCCCTAGAAGGAgccctttttctttctttcgttTGTGGTTGCTCTTAGAACTCAGAAGATTATATTTGGACTGATCAAACCAAAAGAGGCCAGGCTATTGGGCTGTCCTGTATTGATATGTCTAATTCTCTTCCAGTTGTAAAGCTATCAGCAAGACCGAAAAACAGCCAGGAAGTCCCAAGACAGATGTAGTGTGTGGACTCCATTCTCCTGGTAGGTTATATACAATGTTTATTGaattatacactaccattcaaaagtttgggcttgataagatttttttatatatttttgaaagtctcttatACTTACCAGAGCtgcaattatttgatcaaaatagagtaaaacctagcctgacaagccagacccacatcaagatgtttggtctggaaactcaccatagacagggctcaatccaaggggcgggataaacggttgtctttcaaactccctctgcatgcgataggatagcgctaccaccaactagagcaacgaaggtgaaacagcttgttgatagattaaacattcgccgtatccggtcagcaaaaccccgaacacatcttccctttttaagaatgacttcagtgccattctttgttcttttctcagagaaaagcttaactccaagtcttccagaatcgcggtcaaagctgattcgaaagaccgccgccgttcgccagtttctgtgtttactagaagcatgcaatcgcaactcggccgtcgtccttatggccccgcccaccgactctatacacgatgtgattggtccggcaagagttaggggaatacagctcagaagggtatagagagttcctagacgacacttgcgagCAGATTAATtgtgctgccgctagggtgcgtttagatttctaggctaagtaaAACCAGTAATATTGGGAAATGATGTCTCGTCTTTTGGAAGTCAATGCAACAAAttcttacagtttttctcagttttTTCAAACTCACAGTTTTCAAAACggtaagtgcatttctcaaaacaatttgtacaaatagcaaaacaccatggataacctgcaaaagccactctcttactcaaaatctttagttcatctctcaaaagtaaatatctgtcaatgaacatgtcagtgccatcagaatgacaagtccttgtgtcattgtgtacAGATAAGACAAGTcaaattgtttaaattcatagtCATGTTGTTaatataacagtttactctggagggatgttctgatggaaactatggctaaagttttgatgacaattattgtcaattgtaagttacatcttaatgtatgtttgagtgtaaCTGCAAGAAAATGGAAAAGATTCAAATTTACACGCTTACTGTTTGTACTGAattttattgacagaacatgtcattgagatacagtaatgaaaagacagcactgaataGCACACAAAAAACCTAAAGAAGAAATGTGAACATAGGAAAAACTGTACATGCGGTGCTGtagaactatatatatatacctgctagttgatgtttcatgagaagcaccttcgttggagaaagtcaagattcacctgggagcaatttaccacttcaggacagatttagaaaaaagtctaatggaaatatagaaagtatagaaataagcttgacatattatgataacttgttAAACCATTTTACGtgtaaagacttatgctatgagcttgtgcctaaatgttgtggCGGGTGAGACTATTTaacagagacccaatataatacattttgatcaacatgacataagcaactgataatgtaggaaacaacagagaattgtacataatcatttgcatggatgtaccaaagcatttgcaacttgttcaaagaaatgagaaactgcttttttgatgtgcacaactgacacaatgatgtgagaattgaacaggtagttttgagaatttcaattctgatctgagaaatgtaccaaagcgactgagaaaaactgtaaaagtaCTGAttaattgtattcatttttaatttcatgatATCTGTAATGTCTGGTAGGATTAGTCTGGATGTGTTTCTTTGTTGCTCAAGCAGTTTTGTCTTTCATCCAATAGCAATAAATGTGATTGTGCAACAGAACAGAGACAAACTTTACTAGGCCCTCTATGATGACCTGAATAACTTAAAATCTTCACAGACCGGTCTAATGAATAAACCTCCTAAACTTCCACAGTTATGACACCCTGGGTGCTGGTGGCCATCCTCTCAGTCATCATCGTGGTCTCTCTGGTCGTTCTCTTCTTGTTTTGCTACAAAGATAAGCTGAGCTTCCTCTCAGGTAAATTTTGTTTAGGGTCATATTTGTTTGCTACACTTTGTAGTAGATTCTTGTCTATGTTGTTGATTAAAGCTTATTCTTTGACGTCACAGTAAATCTACGCACCTGCGTCCAAAACCTGAAAGGAAGTAGGAGTCGACAGGTAAGTAATAATATCTGAAAACTTGTTTCAAAACCTAGCGATGGATAAAGATTTACCAATCCTACTTTCTTGTAGGAAACTGTGACAACTTCATACCGCTGTAGAAACGGTCTACAAACTCACCCTTTAATATGCCAAGAAAGAACACCTCCGGAGTCCCTGATCATGTGTCCTAGTACCGAATTAACCATCCCAGAAATGTCGACCTGCATGGACCAAGAACAGTTCCAGGACCGAGCCGAAACCGCGTCGGGGAGCTCCAGCGTGGACTCCGGATGTGGACCGTCGTCCCCGCTGTCAGGCAGCTCTTGCAGTTGTGAAATCATGAAGGAGCCCATAGAGGTGGGAGAGAACGAGGACTGCAGTCAGCTGGTCGCCACGGGCCTGGCGTCATGCTGCTCCTGCAGGACAGGGGATGTCACCGGAAATGTGCAGGTTATGGGCCTGAAAGAACCTCTGCTCTGTGAGAGCTGCTCCTTGGACGGCCTGCCCGCCTGCGATTTTGTGGATCTGCAGCGCTCGCAGGAACTCTATCTGGACTACAGCAGCCCTGCTGGCAAGGAAGCCATGTCAGAGATGAGAGGTGTCTACGGGGACCACGGTGTGGTCGACGGGCTGTATAGACAGAACGAACCTTGTTGCTGCAGCATAGACTCAACCACCGTTCCTCCTTTGTCATCTGTCAGCGCTAATGACCAAGGCCTTTCACTGATCCACAGTGAGGACCACAAACTGTCTGACCCAGACCAGGAGTACCAGAACCAGTGCTCAGATGCCGCTCTCACATCTGGTAAGACATTAACACgtgaacattttttgacaaaacaaatgaagagTTGTCTGAGCATCTGAGGTATTTGAAGCTGTCGCCTCATAGTCCAGTACACAGGATTCTGTTGAACTCATTTAGAACGTTTAATGCCAGATTTACAAGCAAATTGGACAAAAACAGCGTGATATGATGAAAGCCTGGAAACGATTGAAGTCATGACCTCAGTAATAGTGGGTCAAAAATGCACAGTGTTGCAGTCATTTTGGTTTCAGTGCTTTGATCATGAAACACATGGCCAAAATTGTATCACCTGATGTATTGCACTGATTTACACATTTTTAGATCACTGGATCCCTACGTAAAAAGTCTTTAAAAGTGCTAGAAAACAGTCCTAAttatatgtgtgtttgtttacaaATAATTGTAGCtatataaattactatataaataatattatagcATATAATtctataaaaattataattatttgtttttttttttaaatcagagaTGCACCAATGTATCGGCCAACATTCGGTAACAGCCGATAAAAGCTATTATTTTCACTATCGGCTATCAGCCAAGTGTTTATAAACAGCCAATGATCAGGGCCAATTATATCTAGTCAGTTAAAAGTGTGGAAAAACATGTCCAGACTGCAACTCATACTGTTAACACAACAATAACGCattaacaattaaaaaatagtGACGTTAAAGCAAGCTCTATTTGACCCCATGTCAATCAcccatatttaaagggttatttcacccaaaaatgaaaatttggtcATTAATTACTTTCCCTAATGTTGTTTGACGCACgtgagacctccgttcatcttcggaacacaaatgaagatatttttgttgaaatccgatggctcagacaggctttcattgacacagatgtcatttcctctctcaagacccataaaggcactaaagacgtcgttaaaaGTCCAtctgactacagtggttctacaatcattttatgacgtgacgagaatagttttaaTGCGcaaacaaaaaactcattaacgacttatatagtgatgggccgatttcaaaacaaagattcaaacggttatgaatcagtgtatcgattcatgattcggatcgccaatgtcacgtgattgaactattctcgtcgcttcataaaattattgtagaaccactatAGTGTAAGACGAACTTTGCAACAACGTCTTAAGTGCCTTTTattggtcttgagagaggaaatgacattggtgtcaatgaaggcctgtctgagccatcggatttcaacaaaaatatctacatttgtgttccgaagatgaacggaggtcttacgggtgtcgaacgacgttagggtaagtaattaatgacagaattttcatttttggatgaactaaccctttaaagccaaGGTTGACAGGTCTGCTTTTTTTGCTAAATCAAACATTTCTATTGCCTTCCATCCAATAatcaaaaagagctttttgctTTGTTACTTCTGATAAGAAACAAAGCCTCCGTTTTCAATTCTGTCcattttatcaaataatttaaacaataaatggCACTCTTAAATGTGACATGACAGATAAAGTAGCAACCCGATTATATCTTGAAAAACATGATTGaacatcaaatgttgaaagatacagtacaacttactgAAATATATCATGTCTCATGTCATCACTCAATCAATGTTTTAACCGCGGAAAGacgtcaataaaacagcttataaacaaTTTCACATAccgtcacatttacctcagaaatgATTTGCAATGCTCACAGTTCTTTAGTTAGCTATGAAAAACACTAGAGAAGATTATTTATGGTTACTTATGTTTGAATAAATTTGCCATAAAGACAAGTGCATATAAAACCTACTAGTTTTATACAaacatttcagtttttatttgagtGTAATTATTAtatctgaaaataaatagcAGCTGAATATAATACCTTTGTTTTTAGTTGTAACCTCTAATATTATAGTGTACCAAATGAGAGGGTTCCCTAGTTTGCAGCATTATTTGGAAAAAGGAAACTTAGTATCGACAGtcattctgaataatcggcCATCGCTGTTAGCAGAGAAATTTATATCGGTGCATCTCTAAATTAatgaatacataaataaatataaatgttttcatCACAGACTTCTGATTCTAATGTATCACTATTTccacaataaaaaaatcaacattgataataataataagaaatgtttcttgggcAGAAAATCATTATATTGGAATtaattctgaaggatcatgtgacactaaagactggagtaatcatGCTAATAATTCTGATTTGTCACagcaataaatgtaaaaatataaattttattaatacattttaaaatgtattaaaatagaaaagctattttaaaaatctatttaaaaatattactgttttttattttatttttttatttttaaaacattgcataACCCAAGTAATTCCACCACCacctaaatatttaaattttataaaatttattatttagATGATTTATAATCATAAGTATTGACACAATAAATTTTTCCATTTCAATAACGTTATTTCACAGTGTCTGCTTTACTTGTATTCCATCCTACTGTTATTAATTAAATCTCTGCAAAGGAATTACACAATGTATACAGAAGTAGTTCATTAATATTATTCAGTAATTTCTGATGCAAATACAGAGTAACCTGAACACTATACAATAAAGCCTCATGTCTTGTAGCAATAATTAGAACAAGCACATTCAGGTCATGTGCATTCCAGTAAGTCGTGTTTGTGAAAATATGGCAGGCAGCCACTGCAAAGAGTGGGAGTAGGGTCCATTATGGACCAGCAGAAAATGACTAAAAGATGTGTGAAATGTGAGTCATTGATAGTCTGTGTGTATATTCGGAGAGAAAAAAAGGAACCATTATAATCTGCCTATGTTGAATTTTTAAGTGGAAGGAAGCTGTTTTGTTGCTCAAAAGGGACTGACACAAAACAGCTTTTTTTGCCATGTCAGTGCTTACGTGGCATTATTAGCCTCCAGTTTGTAATAGACCACTAAACATGCAGTGTATTCACACGCAAGACTAAAGCAGTTTGCATATGTGACTAAATAATATGGTTACATTAATATGCGCAATGTTTTGCCTTGATATTCCTGTTTAAATTACAGGAGTGTTAGTAAGGGTTAATATTGTTAGCCAAAtctaaaaaccataaaatatgccattacttgaaataaaataaacatgaactaAATAGTACTGTGAAATCGattaatcatatatatatatatatatacactcaacTAAAGgaatattaggaacacctgttaaatttctcattaatgcaattatctaatcaaccaatcacatggcagttgcttcaatgcatttaggggtgtggtcctggtcaagacaatctcctgaactccaaactgaatgtcggTGAACCGGTGCACAAACGTGCCGGTATTTCCCAatttgctcagttactgggattttcatgcacaaccatttctagggtttacaaagaatggtgtgaaaagggaaaaacatccaatatgcggcagtcctgtgggcgatgCCTTGTTGATGGTAGAGGTCAGATGAGAaggggccgactgattcaagctgatagaagagcaactttgactgaaataaccccTCGTTACAACTGAAGTATGCagtaaagcatttgtgaagccacaaaacgcacaaccttgaggcggatgggctacaacagcagaagaataacaccccaccgggtaccactcatctccattacaaataggaaaaagaggatacaatttgcacgagctcaccaaaattggactgttgaagactggaaaatgttgcctggtctgatgagtctcaatttctgttgagacattcagatggtagagtcagaatttgccgcaaacagaatgagaaggatggatccatcatgcctttttATCACTGTGCAGGGTGGTGGTGatggtgtgatggtgtgggggatgttttcttggcacactttaggccccttaggccggggacacactgcaagcgtgccgtgagcgtctcggctgcgtggcgtgtccgtttttatttcggctcccatgttaaccggttagagcttgcatactgcctgcgtcacaCGCGCGGTCCGAgtcgcgcggaaaacgcgtgcatgcttcaagtagaagagacgcctatttttttGACGcaacacgcgagcgtgttggaagcgtttctaggcaaaatagcatgTTTATAAgccattttgacacaaatacatattaataaatgacattttaatgtttgaaagtctgtagattaacataaatgcagatataggcctaattgtaataataaaaaacaacataattatcgattttgaaatattaaacctgtcaatacagaacgaaatattctgtagcctattttgc
This DNA window, taken from Pseudorasbora parva isolate DD20220531a chromosome 24, ASM2467924v1, whole genome shotgun sequence, encodes the following:
- the tnfrsf11a gene encoding tumor necrosis factor receptor superfamily member 11A, which codes for MRVIFSASWIFQGWITHLVLALCTQAGLAISCQQNEYENNGECCRKCEPGKYVLDHCDGSSSTICRDCGPDHYQPDWNSDTKCIPQKYCDVGKGFNRTRPHNPTAAEPCRCKQGFHCSLINCEYCEAIKKCPAGEGVVIGETGRASCVTCLPGFFSDSISIESCKKWTDCKAISKTEKQPGSPKTDVVCGLHSPVMTPWVLVAILSVIIVVSLVVLFLFCYKDKLSFLSVNLRTCVQNLKGSRSRQETVTTSYRCRNGLQTHPLICQERTPPESLIMCPSTELTIPEMSTCMDQEQFQDRAETASGSSSVDSGCGPSSPLSGSSCSCEIMKEPIEVGENEDCSQLVATGLASCCSCRTGDVTGNVQVMGLKEPLLCESCSLDGLPACDFVDLQRSQELYLDYSSPAGKEAMSEMRGVYGDHGVVDGLYRQNEPCCCSIDSTTVPPLSSVSANDQGLSLIHSEDHKLSDPDQEYQNQCSDAALTSGQVTGNNNTTFISSGQVMNFSGEVIVVYVSQTSLGSNGGTDEPFSCPVQEQSNEDSFQSEPKSNTSTTPQTKSRNGHVEKHLPVQEMTNDWSWQK